A single region of the Populus nigra chromosome 2, ddPopNigr1.1, whole genome shotgun sequence genome encodes:
- the LOC133682906 gene encoding uncharacterized protein LOC133682906 has protein sequence MNVDKEMMDSLKKGRSILLKKVEVEKEKNRLAQLDIEEERRIRAQYMVQLEEERNARKVAESDMRDYQKRVESLKGRIVALQSEIEIREEELRELRSHYFEMEEELSKVKQERQECQDYMDNFAVQINSKIAELDLEKEELQRVRDKLAQSEDMVRVLERSNEALGASNEVIIADNNTVFHDKIRHMTKQVEQAARYAERLQQQATQVGNDASKY, from the coding sequence ATGAATGTTGATAAAGAGATGATGGATTCCTTGAAGAAGGGAAGGAGCATTCTTTTAAAGAAAGTAGAAGTCGAAAAAGAGAAGAATCGGCTAGCCCAGCTCGACATAGAAGAGGAAAGAAGGATCAGAGCTCAATATATGGTGCAACTTGAGGAAGAGAGAAACGCAAGGAAAGTCGCTGAGTCTGATATGAGAGATTACCAGAAGAGAGTTGAGTCTTTGAAAGGAAGGATAGTGGCTTTACAATCTGAGATCGAGATACGAGAAGAAGAGTTGAGGGAATTGAGAAGCCATTACTTCGAGATGGAAGAGGAGCTGAGTAAGGTTAAGCAAGAGCGTCAAGAATGTCAAGACTACATGGACAACTTTGCagttcaaattaactccaaaatagcTGAGCTAGATCTCGAAAAGGAAGAACTGCAGAGGGTAAGGGATAAGTTGGCACAGTCGGAGGATATGGTTCGAGTGTTGGAAAGAAGTAATGAAGCCTTAGGAGCCAGCAACGAAGTGATAATCGCAGATAACAACACCGTGTTCCATGATAAGATAAGACATATGACAAAGCAGGTCGAGCAAGCAGCCCGTTATGCGGAAAGGTTGCAACAACAAGCCACCCAAGTTGGAAATGATGCTTCGAAGTATTGA